From Streptomyces sp. CMB-StM0423, a single genomic window includes:
- a CDS encoding ABC transporter ATP-binding protein, with product MTEPRTPAQDPPPDLAELEAAARAAPAAEGGGPVVDCDNLVRIFHTEGVEVQALQGLDLAVAEGEMTALVGASGSGKSTLLGILSGLDVPTAGRARVAGHDLLAMGRRERLAYRRRTVGFVWQQTARNLLPYLTARENVALPMAYARVPRRERPARAAALLDALGVADCAHRRPGELSGGEQQRVAVAVAAANRPRVLLADEPTGELDTASGEQVFAALRRANEELATTVLVVTHDPLVSRQVRRTVQIRDGRTAAETLRDEELTAAEYAVLDRVGRLQLPREYVERYGLRRRVRLTAERDHVGVWRAGGGPAAPEGQGEPPGGRHDEGEHA from the coding sequence GTGACCGAACCCCGTACCCCGGCCCAGGACCCGCCCCCCGACCTCGCCGAGCTGGAGGCCGCCGCCCGGGCCGCGCCCGCGGCCGAGGGCGGCGGGCCCGTCGTCGACTGCGACAACCTCGTCCGCATCTTCCACACCGAAGGCGTCGAGGTGCAGGCCCTCCAGGGCCTCGATCTCGCCGTCGCCGAAGGCGAGATGACCGCCCTCGTCGGCGCCTCGGGATCCGGCAAGTCCACCCTCCTCGGCATCCTCTCCGGCCTCGACGTGCCCACCGCGGGCCGCGCCCGCGTCGCCGGGCACGACCTGCTCGCCATGGGCCGCCGCGAGCGGCTGGCGTACCGGCGGCGCACCGTCGGCTTCGTCTGGCAGCAGACCGCCCGCAACCTGCTGCCGTACCTGACCGCCCGGGAGAACGTCGCGCTGCCCATGGCGTACGCCCGCGTCCCCCGCCGCGAGCGCCCCGCCCGGGCCGCCGCGCTCCTCGACGCCCTCGGCGTCGCGGACTGCGCGCACCGCCGCCCCGGCGAGCTGTCCGGCGGCGAGCAGCAGCGCGTCGCCGTGGCCGTCGCCGCCGCCAACCGGCCGCGGGTGCTGCTGGCCGACGAGCCGACCGGGGAGCTGGACACCGCGAGCGGCGAGCAGGTCTTCGCCGCCCTGCGCCGCGCCAACGAGGAGCTGGCCACCACCGTCCTCGTCGTCACGCACGACCCGCTGGTCTCCCGCCAGGTCCGCCGCACGGTGCAGATCCGCGACGGCCGCACCGCCGCCGAGACGCTGCGGGACGAGGAACTGACGGCCGCGGAGTACGCCGTGCTCGACCGCGTCGGCAGGCTGCAGCTCCCGCGCGAGTACGTCGAGCGGTACGGTCTGCGACGACGGGTCCGGCTGACCGCGGAGCGGGACCACGTCGGGGTGTGGCGGGCCGGCGGGGGGCCGGCCGCGCCGGAAGGACAGGGCGAGCCGCCCGGCGGGCGGCACGACGAGGGGGAGCACGCATGA
- a CDS encoding ABC transporter ATP-binding protein, whose translation MSEDAGREGTAVRERAAAGAEAMVVVEDLHRTYGSGATAVHALRGVSLRVPRGELVALKGRSGSGKTTLLNLVAGLDVADSGRIELDGVALSGLGEAELLELRRDRIGLVFQSFGLIPILSAAENVGVPMRLRKVPPREREERVELLLALVGLADHAAQRPGELSGGQQQRVAIARALANRPALIIADEPTGQLDAETGHAVMELLRAVVRGEDVTALVATHDAALLDLADRVLELRDGTITDHSEPGTAAEPPAP comes from the coding sequence ATGAGCGAGGACGCCGGCAGAGAAGGCACGGCGGTACGGGAGCGGGCGGCGGCCGGCGCGGAGGCGATGGTCGTCGTCGAGGACCTGCACCGCACGTACGGCAGCGGCGCCACCGCCGTGCACGCCCTGCGCGGGGTGTCGCTGCGGGTGCCGCGCGGCGAGCTGGTCGCGCTGAAGGGCCGCTCGGGATCCGGCAAGACGACGCTGCTGAACCTCGTCGCCGGGCTCGACGTCGCCGACTCCGGCCGGATCGAGCTGGACGGCGTGGCGCTGTCCGGGCTCGGCGAGGCGGAGCTGCTGGAGCTGCGGCGGGACCGGATCGGGCTGGTCTTCCAGTCGTTCGGGCTGATCCCGATCCTGTCCGCGGCGGAGAACGTCGGGGTGCCGATGCGGCTGCGCAAGGTGCCGCCGCGGGAGCGCGAGGAGCGGGTGGAGCTGCTGCTCGCGCTGGTCGGGCTCGCGGACCACGCCGCGCAGCGGCCGGGGGAGCTGTCCGGCGGGCAGCAGCAGCGGGTGGCGATCGCCCGGGCGCTGGCGAACCGGCCGGCGCTGATCATCGCGGACGAGCCGACCGGTCAGTTGGACGCGGAGACGGGGCACGCGGTGATGGAGCTGCTGCGGGCGGTGGTGCGCGGCGAGGACGTCACGGCGCTGGTGGCCACGCACGACGCGGCGCTGCTGGACCTGGCGGACCGCGTCCTGGAGCTGCGCGACGGGACGATCACGGACCACTCGGAGCCGGGCACGGCCGCGGAGCCGCCGGCCCCCTGA
- a CDS encoding response regulator, which produces MHRVLVVDDEPQIVRALVINLKARKYEVDAAQDGATALKLAADRHPDVIVLDLGLPDMDGVDVIRGIRGWTRVPILVLSARHSSDEKVEALDAGADDYVTKPFGMDELLARLRAAVRRAEPSAPAGDQAVVTTDAFTVDLAAKKVHRDGADVRLTPTEWHLLEVLVRNAGRLVSQKQLLREVWGPSYGTETNYLRVYMAQLRRKLEADPAHPRHFVTEPGMGYRFEQ; this is translated from the coding sequence ATGCACCGGGTGCTCGTGGTCGACGACGAGCCGCAGATCGTGCGCGCGCTCGTCATCAACCTCAAGGCGCGCAAGTACGAGGTCGACGCCGCCCAGGACGGCGCCACCGCCCTCAAGCTCGCCGCCGACCGCCACCCCGACGTGATCGTCCTGGACCTCGGCCTGCCCGACATGGACGGCGTCGACGTCATCCGCGGCATCCGCGGCTGGACCCGGGTGCCGATCCTGGTGCTCTCCGCGCGGCACAGCTCGGACGAGAAGGTCGAGGCCCTCGACGCGGGTGCGGACGACTACGTGACCAAGCCCTTCGGCATGGACGAGCTGCTGGCCCGGCTGCGCGCCGCCGTCCGCCGCGCCGAGCCCTCGGCGCCCGCCGGGGACCAGGCCGTCGTCACCACGGACGCCTTCACCGTCGACCTCGCGGCCAAGAAGGTCCACCGCGACGGCGCCGACGTCCGCCTCACGCCCACCGAGTGGCACCTGCTCGAAGTGCTGGTACGCAACGCCGGCCGGCTGGTCAGCCAGAAGCAGCTCCTCAGGGAGGTCTGGGGGCCTTCGTACGGCACGGAGACCAACTACCTGCGGGTCTACATGGCCCAGCTCCGCCGGAAGCTGGAGGCCGACCCGGCCCACCCGCGCCACTTCGTCACCGAGCCGGGCATGGGCTACCGCTTCGAGCAGTGA
- a CDS encoding sensor histidine kinase gives MTRGKLRIYLGAAPGVGKTYAMLSEAHRRLERGTDVVVGFVEHHDRPRTEVLLHGLEQIPRRDLDYRGTRFTEMDVDAVLARRPAVALVDEMAHTNVPGSRNVKRWQDIKELLSAGIDVISTVNIQHLESLGDVVENITGVRQRETVPDAVVRKADQIELVDMSPEALRRRMAHGNIYDPGKIDAALSNYFRPGNLTALRELALLWVADRVDDYLREYRSEHDIRDTWQARERIVVGITGGPEGRTLIRRGARLATKGAGGEIMAVYISHSDGLTPLNTAPPEELAVQRTLVEDLGGTFHHVIGDDVPDALLEFARGVNATQIVLGSSRRKAWQYAFGPGVGATVARESGPDLDVHIVTHGEVAKGRGLPMARGASLGRGRIVAGWLVGLVGPVVLTAVMLRLDRTLGLANEVLLFLFATVLAALLGGTLPALASAGVGSLLLNYYFTPPVETFTIADARNIVALVVFFAVAVAVASVVDLAARRTSQAARLRAESEVMSLLAGSVLRGEGSLESLLDRVRETFGMESVSLFERQRGDDGWTCVGRVGASAGAPAGPDDADADIPVGDDMALALTGRKLPAADRRVLGAFAAQAAVVLERQRLAAEAVEARKLAEGNRIRTALLAAVSHDLRTPLAAIKAAVTSLRSDDVAWSEEDEAELLAAIEEGADRLDALVGNLLDMSRLQTGTVTPLLREVDLDEVVPKALAGVPEGSVTLGIPETLPMVTVDAGLLERSVANVVENAVKYSPAGTPVLVQASALGDRVELRVVDRGPGVPDSGKDRIFEPFQRYGDAPRGAGVGLGLAVARGFAEALGGTLVAEDTPGGGLTMVLTLRAAPGRGTPAPAELPAQATT, from the coding sequence ATGACACGGGGCAAGCTGCGGATCTACCTGGGCGCGGCGCCGGGCGTCGGCAAGACCTACGCGATGCTCTCCGAGGCGCACCGCCGGCTGGAGCGCGGCACCGACGTGGTCGTGGGCTTCGTCGAGCACCACGACCGGCCGCGCACCGAGGTGCTGCTCCACGGCCTGGAGCAGATACCGCGCCGCGACCTGGACTACCGCGGCACGCGGTTCACCGAGATGGACGTGGACGCCGTCCTCGCCCGCCGGCCCGCCGTGGCGCTCGTCGACGAGATGGCGCACACCAACGTCCCGGGCTCCCGCAACGTGAAGCGCTGGCAGGACATCAAGGAGCTGCTGAGCGCCGGCATCGACGTCATATCGACCGTCAACATCCAGCACCTGGAGTCGCTGGGGGACGTCGTGGAGAACATCACCGGCGTACGGCAGCGGGAGACCGTGCCGGACGCCGTGGTCCGCAAGGCCGACCAGATCGAGCTTGTCGACATGTCGCCCGAAGCGCTCCGCCGCCGCATGGCCCACGGGAACATCTACGACCCCGGCAAGATCGACGCCGCGCTGTCCAACTACTTCCGCCCCGGCAACCTCACCGCCCTGCGCGAGCTGGCCCTGCTCTGGGTCGCCGACCGCGTCGACGACTACCTGCGCGAGTACCGCAGCGAGCACGACATCCGCGACACCTGGCAGGCCCGCGAGCGCATCGTCGTCGGCATCACCGGCGGCCCCGAGGGCCGCACCCTCATCCGCCGCGGCGCCCGGCTGGCGACCAAGGGCGCGGGCGGCGAGATCATGGCCGTCTACATCTCCCACAGCGACGGCCTGACCCCCCTGAACACGGCCCCGCCCGAGGAGCTGGCCGTCCAGCGCACCCTCGTCGAGGACCTGGGCGGTACGTTCCACCACGTCATCGGCGACGACGTGCCGGACGCCCTGCTGGAGTTCGCCCGCGGCGTCAACGCCACCCAGATCGTGCTGGGCTCCAGCCGCCGCAAGGCGTGGCAGTACGCCTTCGGCCCCGGCGTCGGCGCCACGGTCGCCCGCGAGTCCGGGCCCGACCTCGACGTGCACATCGTCACCCACGGCGAGGTCGCCAAGGGCCGCGGGCTGCCCATGGCCCGCGGCGCCAGCCTCGGCCGCGGCCGTATCGTCGCCGGCTGGCTCGTCGGCCTGGTCGGGCCCGTGGTGCTCACCGCGGTGATGCTCAGGCTGGACCGCACCCTCGGGCTGGCCAACGAGGTGCTGCTGTTCCTCTTCGCCACCGTGCTGGCGGCCCTCCTCGGCGGCACGCTGCCGGCGCTGGCCTCCGCCGGGGTCGGCTCGCTGCTGCTGAACTACTACTTCACCCCGCCCGTGGAGACCTTCACCATCGCCGACGCGCGCAACATCGTCGCCCTCGTCGTCTTCTTCGCGGTCGCCGTCGCGGTGGCGTCCGTCGTCGACCTCGCCGCCCGCCGCACCTCCCAGGCCGCCAGACTGCGCGCCGAGTCGGAGGTGATGTCGCTGCTCGCGGGCAGCGTGCTGCGCGGCGAGGGGTCGCTCGAATCGCTCCTGGACCGGGTGCGCGAGACGTTCGGCATGGAGTCCGTGTCGCTCTTCGAGCGGCAGCGCGGCGACGACGGCTGGACCTGCGTCGGCCGCGTCGGCGCCAGCGCCGGCGCCCCCGCGGGGCCGGACGACGCCGACGCCGACATTCCCGTGGGCGACGACATGGCGCTGGCGCTCACCGGCCGCAAGCTGCCCGCCGCCGACCGCCGGGTGCTCGGCGCGTTCGCCGCCCAGGCGGCCGTTGTACTGGAGCGGCAGCGGCTGGCCGCCGAGGCCGTGGAGGCCCGCAAGCTGGCCGAGGGCAACCGCATCCGCACCGCGCTGCTCGCCGCCGTCAGCCACGACCTCCGTACCCCGCTCGCCGCCATCAAGGCCGCCGTCACCTCGCTGCGCTCCGACGACGTCGCCTGGTCCGAGGAGGACGAGGCGGAGCTGCTCGCCGCCATCGAGGAGGGCGCCGACCGGCTCGACGCCCTCGTCGGCAACCTGCTCGACATGTCCCGGCTGCAGACCGGCACCGTCACCCCGCTGCTGCGCGAGGTCGACCTCGACGAGGTGGTGCCGAAGGCGCTCGCCGGGGTGCCCGAGGGGAGCGTCACGCTGGGGATCCCCGAGACCCTGCCGATGGTCACCGTCGACGCCGGGCTGCTGGAGCGCTCGGTGGCGAACGTCGTCGAGAACGCGGTCAAGTACAGCCCGGCCGGCACCCCCGTCCTGGTCCAGGCGAGCGCCCTCGGCGACCGGGTCGAGCTGCGCGTGGTCGACCGCGGCCCCGGAGTCCCCGACAGCGGCAAGGACCGGATCTTCGAGCCGTTCCAGCGCTACGGGGACGCCCCCCGCGGCGCCGGCGTGGGCCTCGGCCTCGCGGTCGCCCGCGGCTTCGCCGAGGCGCTGGGCGGCACCCTCGTCGCCGAGGACACCCCCGGCGGCGGGCTGACGATGGTGCTCACGCTGCGGGCGGCCCCGGGCCGCGGTACCCCCGCGCCCGCCGAACTGCCCGCCCAGGCGACGACGTGA
- a CDS encoding DUF3093 domain-containing protein, with the protein METTQSYDERLSAPRSWWGLAVGTGVCLALMLTPFGTLPLLAGLAGGTALAAVGVSSYGSARIRIVAGKLVTDDARVPLTALGEAQALDAEEARAWRTHKADTRAYMLLRGYIPTAVRVEVTDPEDPTPYLYLSTRQPERLVAALRSAAG; encoded by the coding sequence ATGGAGACGACGCAGAGCTACGACGAGCGGCTGAGCGCACCGCGCTCCTGGTGGGGTCTGGCGGTGGGCACGGGGGTGTGCCTGGCGCTGATGCTGACGCCCTTCGGGACGCTGCCGCTGCTGGCCGGGCTCGCCGGCGGGACGGCGCTGGCGGCGGTCGGCGTCAGCTCGTACGGGTCGGCGCGGATCCGCATCGTCGCCGGGAAGCTCGTCACCGACGACGCCCGGGTCCCGCTGACGGCGCTGGGCGAGGCGCAGGCGCTGGACGCGGAGGAGGCGCGGGCCTGGCGTACGCACAAGGCGGACACGCGCGCGTACATGCTGCTGCGGGGGTACATCCCGACGGCGGTGCGGGTGGAGGTCACGGATCCGGAGGACCCGACGCCGTATCTCTACCTGTCGACGCGTCAGCCGGAGCGCCTGGTCGCGGCGTTGCGGTCCGCCGCGGGCTGA
- a CDS encoding FtsX-like permease family protein, translating into MTATVARPRRRLPPVLRQSAHHGLVLAAAALALLLAVTVLAALVAVAEQAAETGARERLAADPDAAVRISGAYDPDAVARADGPVRGALARTYGEVAHRTTRLVRAPAAREQQLAVAGSGVGGRGAVGLSLLWAEDAGRQARLTEGEWPRAGGGAAAGGPVEVVLDEGYAARLGLATGDDFALGGDEDTAAEGVGEDAGSGGAAAVRPLAVRVSGLYVPRDPRAPLWQDLTGTFGTPDSIGLVDRRVFAAQPLLRQDATAVWLAVPDARQLHLGQVEPLRERVVALAAGDAERVVFGRGGGGLADVAAGTDLPYALRQLDVPVAVARAGTYLPVALLASLALAALVLTARQLARHRAAEQVLLGSRGAGPLRLVGGAAAQWAAVALPAALAAPYLAGPLLRGLAGAGLLDGPVPGSAATGAGWTVAALALAVHAAAALTPVARAARDRRAVARLRRRVPRLAAYQRAGADLALAGIAAVGWLQLVTYRTPVADSGAVDPVVVLAPVALTAATVLLALRLLPLAARAADRLARRSAGLVLPLGGWHLGRRAAGHAGPALLVALALAIATLGATALAVLDRGDRDQAAFAVGADLSVEAGQEGAGFAPRAERHARYGRLPGVAAATPVVDWDVTVGTSFAGLTALDSAEVLPTLRTGAAAGPVPAVRDGAGLPYDVLAALGGTAPVQSHGLPLPGRPDALAMRVRLDADGPGTAEPFTLTATLEDADGLAHTVSGPLPPADGRAHRMSLPLGGYQYPLRLTGLQLRTEEEAAQRTYRLTIDDFTGAPRGAGWRDLIGGERPDRGLAGCPGRKPAPTRGMPPRRATGFVLCELRTAPGALFDGVLRGPDTSLPDELLSWQVQLGLTGQGKPRPVPVLATGALLAAGQAEVGETLRAGLPGGTELRARVVGSVDAVPGTDPRRGRLLVDTRVLAAYLVRAGLDPPVESHWWLAARGGDAGAAGAAVERRPELGTARDVPGERARLAASPLREGTDGALRLCLVLAPAFAVVGFALHSVLAVRARAREFALLRALGVRTRQLTALLWTEQLCVAAFAAAVGTATGVALAAAVVPAVTVTETGAPVHPELAVAVPWVRVAVVAAAVTALICLAVTATARALARTDLARVLRAGDE; encoded by the coding sequence TTGACGGCGACCGTCGCGCGGCCGCGGCGCCGGCTACCGCCGGTGCTGCGGCAGAGCGCGCACCACGGCCTCGTGCTGGCCGCCGCCGCGCTCGCCCTCCTCCTGGCCGTCACCGTCCTCGCCGCGCTCGTCGCGGTCGCCGAGCAGGCCGCGGAGACCGGGGCCAGGGAGCGGCTCGCGGCGGATCCGGATGCGGCGGTGCGGATCAGCGGGGCGTACGACCCGGACGCCGTGGCGCGCGCGGACGGGCCCGTGCGGGGCGCGCTGGCGCGTACGTACGGCGAGGTGGCGCACCGGACGACGCGGCTGGTGCGGGCGCCGGCCGCGCGGGAGCAGCAGTTGGCCGTGGCCGGGAGCGGCGTCGGCGGGCGGGGCGCGGTGGGGCTTTCGCTGCTGTGGGCGGAGGACGCGGGACGGCAGGCGCGGCTGACGGAGGGGGAATGGCCGCGGGCAGGCGGCGGGGCGGCGGCCGGAGGGCCGGTGGAGGTCGTCCTCGACGAGGGGTACGCGGCGCGGCTGGGCCTGGCGACGGGCGACGACTTCGCCCTGGGCGGCGACGAGGACACCGCCGCGGAGGGCGTCGGTGAGGACGCCGGCTCCGGCGGCGCTGCCGCGGTGCGGCCGCTGGCCGTACGCGTCTCCGGGCTCTACGTGCCGCGTGACCCCCGCGCGCCCCTCTGGCAGGACCTCACCGGGACCTTCGGCACCCCCGACAGCATCGGCCTCGTCGACCGGCGCGTCTTCGCCGCGCAGCCCTTGCTCCGGCAGGACGCCACCGCCGTGTGGCTCGCCGTGCCCGACGCCCGGCAGTTACACCTCGGCCAGGTCGAGCCGCTCCGGGAGCGCGTTGTCGCGCTGGCCGCGGGGGACGCCGAGCGGGTCGTCTTCGGCCGGGGCGGCGGCGGGCTCGCCGACGTGGCGGCCGGCACCGACCTGCCGTACGCGCTGCGGCAGTTGGACGTGCCCGTCGCCGTCGCGCGGGCCGGTACGTACCTGCCGGTGGCCCTGCTCGCCTCGCTGGCCCTCGCCGCGCTCGTGCTGACCGCCCGGCAGCTCGCCCGGCACCGCGCCGCCGAGCAGGTGCTGCTCGGCAGCCGCGGCGCCGGCCCGCTGCGGCTCGTCGGCGGGGCCGCGGCGCAGTGGGCGGCGGTGGCGCTGCCCGCCGCGCTGGCCGCGCCGTATCTCGCGGGCCCGCTGCTACGGGGTCTGGCCGGGGCGGGGCTGCTCGACGGGCCGGTGCCGGGGAGCGCCGCGACCGGCGCGGGGTGGACGGTCGCCGCGCTGGCGCTGGCCGTGCACGCCGCCGCGGCGCTCACGCCCGTGGCAAGGGCCGCCCGGGACCGGCGCGCGGTGGCCCGGCTGCGGCGCCGGGTGCCGCGTCTTGCCGCGTACCAGCGGGCGGGTGCGGACCTGGCGCTGGCCGGGATCGCCGCGGTCGGCTGGCTGCAACTGGTCACGTACCGCACGCCGGTCGCCGACTCCGGCGCCGTCGACCCCGTCGTCGTGCTCGCGCCCGTCGCCCTCACCGCCGCGACCGTGCTCCTCGCGCTCCGCCTGCTGCCGCTCGCCGCCCGCGCCGCCGACCGGCTCGCCCGCCGCTCCGCGGGCCTCGTCCTGCCGCTGGGCGGCTGGCACCTGGGCCGCAGGGCGGCCGGGCACGCCGGACCCGCGCTGCTCGTCGCGCTCGCGCTGGCCATCGCGACGCTCGGCGCCACCGCCCTCGCGGTGCTCGACCGCGGCGACCGCGACCAGGCCGCGTTCGCGGTCGGCGCCGACCTGAGCGTCGAGGCCGGGCAGGAGGGCGCGGGCTTCGCGCCGCGCGCGGAGCGCCACGCGCGGTACGGCCGGCTGCCCGGCGTCGCCGCGGCCACGCCGGTGGTGGACTGGGACGTCACCGTCGGCACCTCCTTCGCGGGCCTGACCGCGCTGGACTCCGCGGAGGTGCTGCCGACGCTCCGTACCGGCGCCGCCGCCGGCCCCGTGCCCGCCGTACGGGACGGGGCGGGACTGCCGTACGACGTGCTCGCCGCGCTCGGCGGCACGGCCCCCGTGCAGTCCCACGGGCTGCCGCTGCCCGGCCGCCCCGACGCCCTGGCCATGCGCGTACGGCTGGACGCGGACGGCCCCGGCACCGCCGAGCCGTTCACGCTCACCGCCACCCTGGAGGACGCCGACGGCCTCGCGCACACCGTCTCCGGCCCCCTGCCGCCCGCCGACGGCCGGGCGCACCGGATGAGCCTCCCGCTCGGCGGGTACCAGTACCCGCTGCGGCTCACCGGGCTCCAGTTGCGCACGGAGGAGGAGGCCGCGCAGCGCACGTACCGGCTGACGATCGACGACTTCACGGGCGCCCCGCGCGGCGCCGGATGGCGGGACCTCATCGGCGGCGAGCGGCCCGACCGCGGCCTCGCCGGCTGCCCGGGCCGCAAGCCGGCGCCGACGCGCGGCATGCCGCCGCGCCGCGCCACCGGGTTCGTCCTCTGCGAGCTGCGCACCGCGCCCGGCGCGCTCTTCGACGGCGTGCTGCGCGGCCCGGACACCTCGCTGCCCGACGAGTTGCTGAGCTGGCAGGTCCAACTCGGACTCACCGGCCAGGGCAAGCCGCGGCCCGTGCCCGTGCTCGCCACCGGCGCGCTGCTCGCCGCGGGCCAGGCGGAGGTCGGCGAGACCCTGCGCGCCGGGCTGCCGGGCGGCACGGAGCTGCGGGCGCGGGTCGTCGGCAGCGTCGACGCCGTCCCCGGCACCGACCCGCGGCGGGGGCGGCTGCTGGTCGACACCCGGGTGCTGGCCGCGTATCTCGTACGGGCCGGGCTCGACCCGCCGGTGGAGTCGCACTGGTGGCTGGCCGCCCGCGGCGGCGACGCCGGTGCCGCGGGCGCGGCCGTCGAGCGGCGGCCGGAGCTGGGCACGGCGCGGGACGTGCCGGGGGAGCGGGCGCGACTGGCCGCGTCGCCGTTGCGCGAGGGTACGGACGGGGCGCTGCGGCTGTGCCTGGTGCTGGCGCCGGCGTTCGCCGTCGTCGGCTTCGCGCTGCACAGCGTGCTGGCGGTACGGGCGCGGGCGCGGGAGTTCGCGCTGCTGCGGGCGCTGGGCGTACGGACGCGCCAGTTGACGGCGCTGCTGTGGACGGAGCAGCTCTGCGTCGCGGCGTTCGCCGCCGCGGTGGGCACGGCGACGGGGGTGGCGCTCGCGGCGGCGGTGGTGCCGGCGGTGACGGTCACGGAGACCGGGGCGCCGGTGCACCCGGAGCTGGCGGTGGCGGTGCCGTGGGTGCGGGTGGCGGTGGTCGCGGCGGCGGTGACGGCGCTGATCTGCCTCGCGGTCACGGCGACGGCGCGGGCGCTGGCGCGCACGGACCTGGCGCGGGTGCTGAGGGCGGGGGACGAATGA
- a CDS encoding DUF3710 domain-containing protein, producing the protein MFGRRRKGQEEPADKLADGVAAEDAEESADEQEDGEERRYALPPEERPDGPWDIGEVEDASRGRVDLGGLLVPGVEGMELRVEVAGDSIVAATVVLRDSAIQLQGFAAPRNEGIWGEVRTEIANGITKQGGIIDERKDTLGWELRAQVPVKLPDGKSGMQVVRFVGCDGPRWFLRGVISGHAAVQPQAAGVLEKIFRETVVVRGDGPMAPRDPIVLQLPTDAQMVPDGVQQDEASEGSRFAGGIDSLARGPEITEVR; encoded by the coding sequence GTGTTCGGACGTCGTCGCAAGGGGCAGGAGGAGCCCGCCGACAAGCTCGCCGACGGCGTGGCCGCGGAGGACGCCGAGGAGTCGGCGGACGAGCAGGAGGACGGGGAGGAGCGCCGCTACGCGCTGCCCCCCGAGGAGCGCCCCGACGGACCGTGGGACATCGGCGAGGTCGAGGACGCCAGCCGCGGCCGGGTGGACCTCGGCGGCCTGCTCGTCCCCGGGGTCGAGGGCATGGAGCTGCGGGTCGAGGTGGCGGGCGACTCGATCGTCGCCGCGACCGTGGTGCTGCGGGACAGCGCGATCCAGTTGCAGGGCTTCGCCGCCCCCAGGAACGAGGGCATCTGGGGCGAGGTCCGCACCGAGATCGCCAACGGCATCACCAAGCAGGGCGGCATCATCGACGAGCGCAAGGACACCCTCGGCTGGGAGCTGCGCGCGCAGGTCCCGGTCAAGCTGCCTGACGGCAAGAGCGGCATGCAGGTCGTGCGGTTCGTCGGCTGCGACGGCCCGCGGTGGTTCCTGCGCGGGGTGATCTCCGGCCACGCCGCGGTGCAGCCGCAGGCGGCGGGGGTGCTGGAGAAGATCTTCCGCGAGACCGTGGTCGTACGCGGCGACGGGCCGATGGCGCCGCGGGACCCGATCGTGCTGCAGTTGCCGACGGACGCGCAGATGGTGCCGGACGGGGTGCAGCAGGACGAGGCGAGCGAGGGCTCCCGCTTCGCGGGCGGCATCGACTCGCTGGCGCGGGGCCCGGAGATCACCGAGGTGCGCTGA
- the dut gene encoding dUTP diphosphatase produces the protein MTAGREPVDVLIRRVDPEVPLPAYAHPGDAGVDLVTTRPAELPPGERVILPTGIAIALPDGYAAFVHPRSGLAARCGVTLVNAPGTVDAGYRGEIKVNVVNLDPRRPVRFERFDRIAQLVIQQVEKARFHEVSELPGSARGEGGHGSTGGHASLGDRKAVHGYASVIADREGQ, from the coding sequence GTGACGGCCGGGCGGGAGCCGGTGGACGTGCTGATCCGCCGCGTCGACCCCGAGGTACCGCTCCCGGCGTACGCGCACCCGGGCGATGCCGGCGTCGACCTCGTCACCACCCGGCCCGCGGAGCTGCCCCCCGGCGAGCGCGTCATCCTGCCCACCGGCATCGCCATCGCGCTGCCCGACGGCTACGCGGCGTTCGTCCACCCGCGTTCCGGGCTCGCCGCCCGCTGCGGCGTGACGCTCGTCAACGCCCCGGGGACCGTGGATGCCGGGTACCGTGGGGAGATCAAGGTGAACGTGGTCAACCTCGACCCGCGCCGCCCGGTGCGGTTCGAGCGTTTCGACCGGATCGCCCAGCTCGTGATCCAGCAGGTGGAGAAGGCCCGCTTCCACGAGGTATCCGAGCTCCCCGGTTCCGCCAGGGGCGAGGGTGGGCACGGTTCGACCGGAGGGCACGCCTCCCTCGGGGACCGTAAGGCCGTTCATGGATACGCTTCGGTCATTGCCGACCGGGAAGGACAGTGA
- a CDS encoding PaaI family thioesterase, giving the protein MTASDKLTPPPGAAEPVRHPDAPAPGQLLGSHYDQCFGCGAEQEHGLHLAARAGEGVSVTAEFTVKAAHQGAPGLAHGGVLTSALDETLGALSWLLRTITVTGRLETDFLRPVPVGTTLHLAAHARAVAGRKIYSTAAGRLDAPDGPVAVRADALFVEVNVDHFVEHGRDREIQAAMADPDQVRRARAFEVNP; this is encoded by the coding sequence GTGACTGCAAGTGACAAGCTGACCCCGCCGCCCGGCGCCGCGGAACCCGTGCGGCACCCGGACGCCCCGGCGCCGGGACAGCTCCTCGGGTCCCACTACGACCAGTGCTTCGGCTGCGGCGCCGAGCAGGAGCACGGCCTGCACCTGGCCGCGCGGGCGGGCGAGGGCGTGAGCGTGACCGCGGAGTTCACCGTCAAGGCCGCCCACCAGGGCGCCCCGGGCCTCGCCCACGGCGGGGTGCTCACCTCCGCGCTCGACGAGACGCTGGGCGCGCTGAGCTGGCTGCTGCGCACCATCACGGTGACCGGCCGGCTGGAGACCGACTTCCTGCGCCCGGTGCCGGTGGGCACCACGCTCCACCTGGCCGCCCACGCCCGCGCCGTCGCCGGCCGCAAGATCTACTCCACCGCCGCCGGCCGCCTCGACGCCCCGGACGGACCGGTGGCCGTACGCGCCGACGCCCTGTTCGTGGAGGTGAACGTGGACCACTTCGTCGAGCACGGCCGGGACCGCGAGATCCAGGCCGCGATGGCCGACCCCGACCAGGTCCGGCGGGCCCGCGCGTTCGAGGTGAACCCGTGA